Proteins from a genomic interval of Thermoanaerobaculia bacterium:
- a CDS encoding protein kinase, with protein MTLAAGTRLGPYEIVAPLGSGGMGEVYRAKDTRLGRDVAIKVLPERLASDRDAASRFERESKAVAALSHPNILAIHDVGTTDGTAYAVTELLDGATLRDRLEHGGLPVRKCVEYGIQIADGLAAAHEKGIVHRDLKPENVFVTPDGRVKILDFGLAKAAAPLDAAETNSPTMSSPTDPGTVLGTVGYMSPEQVRGKPADHRSDIFSLGAVLYEMATGSRAFKGDSAIETMNAVLKEDPPEVSTLRGVPPEFDRIVRHCLEKSPAERFQSARDVAFDLKHAAAESSIRSGVARGRLPIRRWVPAAVVVGALAVAALTFLAGRRAGTRQAREHPPTFQSLTFRRGTVLAARFLSDGKTAVYSAFLQDEPLSLYTVRPTAPESQKLDLPPAVLYSVSRSDDLAIGLGFHYTFGFNSESTLARVSISGGTPRPLAERVVSADWAPNGDDLAVARFSGAQCQLEYPIGKRLFATNGWIDSIRVSPDGSRVAFAEHPLTGDSAGNLAVIDRRGDVRRLVTGLKNLSGAAWSADGREVYWSGTRVGNDFDVYASTLAGRTLPVLAAGANDVLLDLQGNAALVDRFDQRRETEFVGPSAPGPRDLSWFDWSYPTDLSQNGRWLLSVEQGRATRGDYATYLRSTDGAPAGLLGPVTGTTISPDGRFVAALKGSGRPQLVVMPVGAGSVREVPMPDVQPIWAEWFPDGRRLLVSTSSPASGTVFYEKDINGGPARRIASPPLQPYGFPLSPDGTTLAAVGVDGRLTLVPVAGGPARTFPVEFAAQSVLTWDPSGRFLYYQDATPLPARIWRLDVSTGAHDLFRSVAPADRAGVQVVSPLVMTRDGKSIAYSYRRRLSQVLLVRGLP; from the coding sequence ATGACTCTTGCGGCCGGCACCAGACTCGGGCCCTACGAAATCGTCGCGCCTCTGGGATCGGGAGGAATGGGTGAAGTCTACAGGGCCAAAGACACGCGCCTCGGCCGCGACGTCGCGATCAAGGTCCTTCCGGAGCGGCTCGCCTCCGATCGCGATGCGGCTTCCCGCTTCGAGCGCGAGTCGAAGGCCGTCGCCGCCCTCTCTCACCCGAACATCCTCGCGATCCACGACGTCGGGACGACGGACGGAACGGCGTATGCCGTCACCGAGCTCCTCGACGGCGCGACCCTGCGCGACCGGCTCGAGCACGGCGGGCTCCCGGTGCGCAAGTGCGTCGAGTACGGCATCCAGATCGCCGACGGGCTCGCGGCCGCGCACGAGAAAGGAATCGTCCATCGGGACTTGAAGCCCGAGAACGTCTTCGTGACGCCCGACGGGCGCGTGAAGATCCTCGACTTCGGCCTCGCGAAAGCGGCGGCGCCCCTCGACGCCGCGGAGACGAACTCCCCGACGATGTCCTCGCCGACCGACCCCGGGACGGTCCTGGGGACGGTCGGCTACATGTCCCCCGAGCAGGTGCGCGGAAAACCGGCCGACCACCGGAGCGACATCTTCTCGCTCGGGGCCGTGCTCTACGAGATGGCGACCGGCAGCCGCGCGTTCAAGGGGGATTCGGCGATCGAGACGATGAACGCGGTCTTGAAGGAGGACCCTCCGGAGGTCTCGACGCTGCGCGGCGTCCCGCCGGAGTTCGACCGGATCGTCCGCCACTGCCTCGAAAAGTCGCCGGCGGAGCGCTTCCAGTCCGCCCGCGACGTCGCATTCGACCTCAAGCACGCGGCCGCGGAATCCTCCATCCGGAGCGGAGTGGCGCGCGGACGTTTGCCGATCCGCCGCTGGGTCCCGGCAGCGGTCGTGGTCGGAGCCCTGGCGGTCGCGGCGCTGACCTTCCTCGCCGGACGGCGCGCCGGCACCCGCCAGGCGCGGGAGCATCCGCCGACGTTCCAGTCGCTGACGTTCCGGCGCGGCACGGTGCTCGCCGCGCGATTCCTCTCCGACGGAAAGACCGCCGTCTATTCGGCGTTCCTCCAGGACGAGCCGCTCTCGCTCTACACGGTGCGGCCGACGGCGCCGGAATCCCAGAAGCTCGACCTTCCGCCGGCAGTGCTCTACTCCGTCTCGCGCTCCGACGACCTCGCGATTGGCCTCGGCTTCCACTACACGTTCGGCTTCAACAGCGAGTCGACGCTCGCCCGCGTCTCGATCTCGGGCGGCACGCCGCGGCCGCTCGCCGAGCGCGTCGTCTCGGCGGACTGGGCGCCGAACGGCGACGACCTCGCGGTCGCCCGCTTCTCGGGTGCGCAGTGCCAGCTCGAATATCCGATCGGGAAGCGGCTCTTCGCGACCAACGGATGGATCGACAGCATCCGCGTGTCGCCCGACGGATCCCGGGTCGCGTTCGCCGAGCATCCGCTCACGGGAGACTCGGCGGGCAATCTCGCGGTCATCGACCGTCGTGGCGACGTCCGCCGGCTCGTGACGGGACTGAAGAACCTCTCCGGTGCCGCATGGTCCGCCGACGGCCGCGAGGTGTACTGGAGCGGCACCCGGGTCGGGAACGACTTCGACGTCTACGCGTCGACGCTCGCCGGACGAACCTTGCCGGTGCTCGCCGCAGGAGCGAACGACGTCCTCCTCGATCTGCAGGGAAACGCGGCCCTCGTCGACCGATTCGACCAGCGACGCGAGACCGAGTTCGTCGGACCCAGCGCTCCGGGTCCGCGCGACCTCTCCTGGTTCGATTGGTCATATCCCACCGACCTTTCCCAGAACGGCCGGTGGCTCCTCTCGGTCGAGCAGGGCCGGGCCACGCGGGGCGACTACGCCACGTACCTCCGCTCCACCGACGGCGCACCCGCCGGACTGCTCGGTCCCGTTACGGGGACGACGATCTCTCCCGACGGACGCTTCGTCGCGGCGCTGAAAGGCTCGGGACGACCGCAGCTCGTCGTGATGCCCGTCGGAGCCGGCTCCGTTCGGGAGGTCCCGATGCCGGACGTCCAACCGATCTGGGCGGAGTGGTTCCCCGACGGGCGGCGGCTGCTCGTGTCGACGTCATCGCCCGCTTCGGGAACCGTCTTCTACGAGAAGGACATCAACGGCGGCCCGGCCCGCCGGATCGCCTCCCCGCCCCTGCAGCCTTACGGCTTTCCCCTTTCTCCCGACGGCACGACTCTCGCGGCAGTGGGGGTGGACGGCCGGCTGACGCTCGTGCCGGTCGCCGGCGGGCCGGCGCGCACGTTCCCCGTCGAGTTCGCCGCCCAGTCCGTTCTGACGTGGGATCCGAGCGGCCGATTCCTCTACTACCAGGACGCGACCCCCCTCCCCGCCCGCATCTGGCGTCTCGACGTCTCGACCGGAGCTCACGACCTCTTCCGCTCCGTCGCTCCGGCCGACCGTGCTGGAGTACAGGTCGTCTCCCCGCTCGTGATGACCCGCGACGGCAAATCTATCGCGTATTCCTACCGCCGCCGGCTGAGCCAGGTGCTGCTCGTCCGCGGCCTCCCGTAG
- a CDS encoding cation diffusion facilitator family transporter, with protein sequence MARKGSTFVIVSAVGANLAIAAAKFVAAAVTRSSAILSEAVHSVVDSADGLLLLLGERLSRRPADAAHPFGHGREIYFWAMVVSMVIFGAGGGISVYEGILHLLHPAETVKPAWSYGVLAFAALFESISWVVSFRHFRGTQPTDRGVVETIRRSKDPTQFVILLEDSAALAGIAIAFAGIALDRALGTRVFDGIASIVIGLVLGAVAAILVWETRGLLIGEGLDRERSEAIRRLAAQDPAVDAAGAPLSMYLGPEDVLLNLDLRFRRGLPLDELEEAVRRLETEIRRRYPEVRRIFLEAGALRKTGSGRRSSAHEGSAESSDEPAAEK encoded by the coding sequence ATGGCCCGCAAAGGTTCGACTTTCGTCATCGTCTCCGCCGTCGGCGCGAATCTCGCGATCGCCGCGGCCAAGTTCGTCGCGGCCGCCGTCACGAGAAGCTCCGCGATCCTGTCGGAAGCCGTCCACTCCGTCGTCGATTCCGCCGACGGCCTGCTCCTGCTGCTGGGCGAGCGTCTGAGCCGCCGGCCGGCGGATGCGGCCCATCCCTTCGGACACGGGCGCGAAATCTACTTCTGGGCGATGGTCGTCTCGATGGTGATCTTCGGGGCGGGAGGAGGGATCTCCGTTTACGAAGGGATACTCCACCTCCTGCATCCGGCCGAGACCGTCAAGCCGGCGTGGAGCTACGGCGTGCTCGCGTTCGCCGCCCTCTTCGAGTCGATCTCCTGGGTCGTCTCGTTCCGGCACTTCCGTGGTACCCAGCCGACGGACCGCGGCGTGGTCGAGACGATCCGCCGCAGCAAGGACCCGACGCAATTCGTGATCCTCCTCGAAGACTCGGCGGCGCTCGCGGGGATCGCGATCGCGTTTGCCGGGATCGCGCTCGATCGCGCGCTCGGCACGCGCGTCTTCGACGGGATCGCCTCGATCGTGATCGGGCTCGTGCTCGGCGCGGTCGCCGCGATCCTCGTCTGGGAGACCAGGGGACTGCTGATCGGCGAGGGACTGGATCGGGAACGCTCCGAGGCGATCCGCCGTCTCGCGGCGCAAGACCCGGCGGTCGACGCAGCGGGCGCGCCGCTCTCGATGTATCTCGGCCCGGAAGACGTCCTGCTCAACCTCGACCTCCGCTTCCGGCGGGGGCTCCCGCTTGACGAGCTCGAGGAAGCCGTGCGGCGGCTCGAGACGGAGATTCGCCGCCGTTATCCTGAAGTTCGGCGGATCTTCCTCGAGGCCGGCGCGCTCCGGAAAACGGGATCCGGCCGCCGATCCTCGGCGCATGAGGGCTCCGCCGAATCTTCGGACGAGCCCGCGGCTGAAAAATGA
- a CDS encoding fatty acid desaturase, whose product MSEGFLLSPDPPPHRERTMRILAAHPEVRRFIGVNSASLAVVAAGAGLQFVLAYLLRSQSWWLVVATAMLVGAFASHALWVMIHECTHNLLFRNPRWNTLAGIFANLPHILPSAVSFQRYHLKHHAYQGVYELDADVPNRWEARLIGHSPLGKAVWMLLFPVFQITRPPRLREIRPVDRWIAMNFLVQIAFDAAVWAWLGPRAFFYLLFSTFFGLGLHPLGARWIQEHYVFAPPQETYSYYGPLNTVAFNVGYHNEHHDFPSVPWNRLPRIRETAPEAYEGLVFHRSWTGLLLRFLGDPAITLFSREVRVGRGPGEGETTPV is encoded by the coding sequence ATGAGCGAAGGCTTCCTGCTCTCTCCCGACCCGCCGCCCCACCGCGAGCGAACGATGCGGATCCTCGCGGCGCACCCGGAGGTCCGGCGGTTCATCGGGGTCAATTCTGCGAGCCTCGCCGTCGTCGCCGCCGGAGCCGGGCTCCAGTTCGTTCTCGCTTACCTGCTGAGATCGCAATCGTGGTGGCTCGTCGTCGCCACGGCGATGCTCGTCGGAGCGTTCGCGAGCCACGCCCTCTGGGTGATGATCCACGAGTGCACGCACAACCTGCTCTTCCGGAATCCGCGGTGGAACACGCTGGCCGGCATCTTCGCGAACCTGCCCCACATCCTGCCGAGCGCCGTCTCGTTCCAGCGGTATCACCTGAAGCACCATGCGTATCAGGGCGTCTACGAGCTCGATGCCGACGTGCCGAACCGGTGGGAAGCGCGGCTGATCGGGCACTCCCCTCTCGGAAAGGCCGTGTGGATGCTGCTCTTCCCGGTCTTCCAGATCACGCGTCCGCCGCGTCTGCGCGAGATCCGCCCGGTCGACCGATGGATCGCGATGAACTTCCTCGTTCAGATCGCCTTCGACGCCGCGGTCTGGGCGTGGCTCGGCCCGAGAGCCTTCTTCTATCTGCTGTTCTCGACCTTCTTCGGTCTCGGACTCCATCCGCTCGGCGCCCGATGGATCCAGGAGCATTACGTCTTCGCGCCTCCGCAGGAAACGTACAGCTACTACGGACCGCTCAACACCGTCGCGTTCAACGTCGGCTATCACAACGAGCATCATGATTTCCCGTCCGTTCCCTGGAACCGGCTTCCGCGGATCCGGGAGACGGCGCCCGAGGCGTACGAGGGCCTCGTGTTCCATCGGTCCTGGACCGGTCTGCTGCTTCGGTTCCTGGGCGATCCGGCGATCACGCTCTTCTCGCGGGAAGTTCGCGTGGGGCGCGGTCCCGGCGAAGGCGAGACGACGCCGGTCTAG
- a CDS encoding glucose 1-dehydrogenase, producing MSKLLENKVALVTGAGSGIGREIAVHYAAEGARVVVSDVNEAGGRETLERIREGGGRAVFFEADTSMPAENAALVRAAVAEFGALHVAANNAGIAGPQAPVGEYPVDGWDRVLAVNLSGVFYGMRAQVPALLEAGGGSIVNIASILGQVGFRNSSAYVAAKHGVVGLTQSAALEYGRKSIRVNAVGPGFIRTPMLENLTPEALSRIEGMHPLGRIGESAEVAELVAWLSSDRASFVTGAYYAIDGGYLAQ from the coding sequence ATGTCGAAACTTCTCGAGAACAAGGTGGCCCTCGTGACGGGCGCCGGCTCCGGGATCGGCCGCGAGATCGCCGTTCACTACGCGGCCGAGGGAGCCCGCGTCGTCGTCTCCGACGTCAACGAAGCCGGCGGGAGGGAGACTCTCGAGCGGATCCGCGAGGGAGGCGGACGCGCGGTGTTCTTCGAGGCGGATACCTCGATGCCGGCGGAGAACGCCGCCCTCGTCCGCGCGGCGGTCGCGGAATTCGGGGCGCTCCACGTCGCCGCCAACAACGCGGGGATCGCGGGGCCGCAGGCGCCCGTCGGCGAGTATCCGGTCGACGGATGGGACCGGGTGCTCGCCGTCAACCTGTCGGGGGTCTTCTACGGAATGCGCGCCCAGGTCCCCGCGCTGCTCGAGGCCGGAGGCGGCTCGATCGTGAACATCGCCTCGATCCTCGGCCAGGTGGGGTTTCGCAATTCTTCCGCCTACGTCGCGGCCAAGCATGGTGTCGTCGGTCTGACACAGAGCGCGGCGCTCGAATACGGGAGGAAGAGCATCCGCGTCAACGCGGTCGGGCCGGGTTTCATCCGGACGCCGATGCTCGAAAACCTCACGCCGGAGGCGCTGAGCCGTATCGAAGGGATGCATCCGCTCGGACGGATCGGCGAGTCCGCCGAGGTCGCGGAGCTGGTCGCCTGGCTGAGCTCGGACCGCGCGTCCTTCGTCACCGGCGCGTACTACGCGATCGACGGCGGGTATCTCGCGCAGTAA
- a CDS encoding RNA polymerase sigma factor, which yields MNTVAARAEEGNDFSDDAVIERVRAGETDLFEILMRRYNQRVYRLARAVLRSDAEAEDVVQDAWVRAYTHLDQFAGRAAFSTWLSRIALHEAWARARRGHRFRTIEPDAAGETFEMKQVSRDPDPEGLAASEEVRSILESVIEDLPDTYRTVFVLREIEELSTAETAESLEVTEETVKTRLHRARAVLRRELLARAGTGIRHAFPFMGPRCDRMVETVMARIRALRDAATRPFPSVS from the coding sequence GTGAATACGGTGGCCGCCAGAGCCGAGGAGGGAAATGACTTCTCCGACGACGCCGTTATCGAGAGGGTCCGCGCGGGGGAAACCGACCTCTTCGAGATCCTCATGCGACGCTACAACCAGCGGGTCTACCGGCTCGCCCGCGCCGTCCTGCGAAGCGACGCGGAAGCCGAGGACGTGGTCCAGGACGCGTGGGTCCGGGCGTACACGCACCTGGACCAGTTCGCCGGCCGCGCGGCGTTTTCGACGTGGCTCTCCCGAATCGCGCTCCACGAAGCGTGGGCGCGCGCGCGACGCGGCCATCGGTTCCGGACGATCGAGCCGGATGCGGCGGGAGAGACGTTCGAGATGAAGCAGGTATCCCGCGACCCCGATCCCGAAGGACTGGCCGCGAGCGAAGAGGTCCGCTCCATTCTGGAGTCCGTGATCGAAGACCTGCCCGACACGTACCGGACGGTTTTCGTGCTGCGGGAGATCGAGGAGCTCTCGACCGCGGAAACCGCCGAATCGCTGGAGGTCACCGAGGAGACGGTCAAGACCCGCCTCCACCGGGCCCGGGCCGTCCTTCGCCGCGAGCTCCTCGCGAGAGCGGGCACCGGGATCCGTCACGCCTTTCCCTTCATGGGACCGCGCTGCGACCGGATGGTCGAAACGGTCATGGCCCGAATCCGCGCGCTCCGCGACGCGGCGACCCGCCCGTTTCCCTCGGTTTCCTGA
- a CDS encoding ATP-dependent RecD-like DNA helicase → MRPPESAAPPMPAEAVTGQVERVTFHSDESGFCVLKVAVRGRKELCTVVGTAPAVSVGEWLSATGQWTIDPRHGAQFKADEIRTSAPDNAEGIERYLASGLIKGIGPAFAARLVEKFGKDVFAVIAEKPRRLREVEGIGPGRQRAITESFRAQKIVRDIMVFLHSHGVSSSRAYRIFKTYGEDAIEKVQADPYRLARDIRGIGFKSADAIAARVGVGRESELRARAGVEFTLQELTNEGHCAYPRADLARKASDLLGIPVETTDAAIAFGAASERLAEHSGPDGAPLVYLAPIDRAERELAEALARLSRGRHPLPAVDFEKAADWVEAKVGVTLSPTQRAALSRALTAKVMVITGGPGVGKTTLVNSIVKIFQAKKLTAVLCAPTGRAAKRLTETSGVDAKTIHRLLEFDPATLGFKRDAKHPLKGDLFVVDEASMLDVSLCHQLVRAVPPGAALLFVGDVDQLPSVGPGSVLSDVIDSGTIPVLRLTEVFRQAARSTIVTNAHRINRGLLPVFPERSGKEEELSDFYFVEAEAPEEGVARVLQLVTESIPRRFRMNPREDVQVLCPMQKGELGARNLNVKLQEALNPSGEEVSRFGWIFRAGDRVMQMVNDYEKNVFNGDIGRIAAVDGREQELTVTFDGRPVAYAFGELDELSLAYAATVHKSQGSEYPAVVVPIHSQHYVMLQRNLLYTAVTRARKLVVLVGTKSALAIAARRISSRRRITTLKERLARAVAVSPVS, encoded by the coding sequence ATGCGTCCACCGGAGAGCGCCGCCCCGCCGATGCCCGCCGAGGCCGTGACCGGGCAGGTCGAGCGGGTGACGTTCCACAGCGACGAATCGGGGTTTTGCGTCCTGAAGGTCGCCGTGCGCGGCCGGAAAGAGCTCTGCACGGTCGTGGGCACCGCGCCGGCGGTCTCGGTCGGAGAGTGGCTCAGCGCGACCGGCCAGTGGACGATCGACCCCCGCCACGGCGCGCAGTTCAAGGCCGACGAGATCCGGACGTCGGCCCCGGACAACGCGGAAGGCATCGAGCGCTACCTCGCCTCCGGCCTCATCAAGGGGATCGGGCCCGCCTTCGCCGCGCGTCTGGTCGAGAAGTTCGGCAAGGACGTCTTCGCCGTGATCGCCGAGAAGCCCCGGCGCCTGCGCGAGGTCGAAGGGATCGGACCGGGGCGCCAGCGCGCGATCACGGAGTCCTTCCGCGCGCAGAAGATCGTCCGCGACATCATGGTTTTCCTCCACAGCCACGGGGTCTCGTCGTCGCGCGCTTACCGGATCTTCAAAACCTACGGCGAGGATGCGATCGAGAAGGTGCAGGCGGATCCGTACCGCCTCGCGCGCGACATTCGCGGAATCGGCTTCAAGAGCGCGGACGCGATCGCGGCCCGGGTCGGTGTGGGCCGGGAGTCGGAGCTCCGGGCGCGCGCCGGCGTCGAGTTCACGCTCCAGGAGCTCACCAACGAGGGCCACTGCGCATACCCGAGGGCGGATCTCGCGAGGAAGGCCTCCGACCTTCTCGGGATACCGGTGGAGACGACCGACGCCGCGATCGCGTTCGGCGCCGCCTCGGAAAGGCTCGCCGAGCACTCCGGCCCGGATGGCGCACCGCTCGTCTATCTGGCGCCGATCGACCGGGCCGAGCGGGAGCTCGCGGAGGCCCTCGCGAGGCTCTCCCGCGGCCGCCACCCGCTCCCCGCCGTGGACTTCGAGAAGGCGGCCGACTGGGTCGAGGCGAAAGTCGGCGTGACGCTCTCCCCCACGCAGCGTGCGGCGCTGTCGAGGGCTTTGACGGCAAAGGTGATGGTGATCACGGGCGGTCCGGGCGTCGGGAAGACGACCCTCGTCAATTCGATCGTGAAGATCTTCCAGGCGAAGAAGCTGACGGCGGTTCTCTGCGCCCCGACCGGGCGAGCCGCCAAGCGCCTGACGGAGACCTCGGGCGTCGACGCGAAGACGATCCACCGGCTCCTCGAGTTCGACCCGGCGACTCTCGGATTCAAGCGGGACGCGAAACATCCGCTGAAAGGGGATCTCTTCGTGGTCGACGAGGCGAGCATGCTGGACGTGTCGCTCTGCCACCAGCTCGTGCGCGCGGTGCCGCCCGGGGCGGCGCTCCTTTTCGTCGGCGACGTGGACCAGCTCCCCTCCGTCGGACCGGGATCGGTGCTTTCCGACGTCATCGACTCCGGGACGATTCCCGTTCTCCGGTTGACGGAGGTGTTCCGGCAGGCGGCCCGGAGCACGATCGTCACGAACGCGCACCGGATCAACCGGGGGCTCCTCCCCGTCTTCCCGGAAAGGAGCGGGAAGGAGGAAGAGCTCTCCGACTTCTACTTCGTCGAGGCCGAGGCGCCGGAGGAGGGGGTCGCGCGGGTGCTGCAGCTCGTCACGGAGTCGATTCCGCGCCGGTTCCGAATGAACCCGCGCGAAGACGTCCAGGTCCTCTGCCCCATGCAGAAGGGAGAGCTGGGCGCGCGGAACCTGAACGTGAAGCTCCAGGAAGCGTTGAACCCCTCGGGCGAAGAGGTCAGCCGCTTCGGCTGGATCTTCCGCGCGGGCGACCGCGTCATGCAGATGGTGAACGACTACGAGAAGAACGTCTTCAACGGAGACATCGGCCGCATCGCGGCGGTCGACGGAAGGGAACAGGAGCTCACGGTGACGTTCGACGGCCGTCCGGTGGCGTACGCCTTCGGCGAGCTCGACGAGCTGTCGCTCGCCTACGCCGCCACCGTTCACAAGAGCCAGGGAAGCGAATACCCGGCCGTCGTCGTCCCGATTCATTCGCAGCACTACGTCATGCTGCAGCGAAACCTCCTCTACACGGCGGTGACGCGGGCGAGGAAGCTCGTCGTGCTCGTCGGAACGAAGAGCGCGCTCGCGATCGCCGCACGGCGGATCTCCTCCCGGCGCCGGATCACGACCCTGAAGGAACGCCTGGCGCGGGCCGTGGCCGTCTCGCCCGTTTCCTGA
- a CDS encoding class I SAM-dependent methyltransferase, whose protein sequence is MRTEFSPADARRFYDRMGARQDAQGFYEDAALDLLIANGRFGSARSVVELGCGTGKLALRLLREVLPPNAEYTGIDLSPVMQRLAAGRLAAFGPRAHVLPTAGGVPLPLASGSADRFVATYVFDLLPPAALRNAVGEAFRVLEPAGLLCSVSITHGRRFPSSLLMKLWESVWRANPRLVGGCRPIELSAALEGERWEPLHRETAASWGISSEIVIARRR, encoded by the coding sequence ATGCGAACCGAGTTCTCTCCCGCGGATGCCCGGCGCTTCTACGATCGAATGGGCGCGCGGCAGGACGCACAGGGGTTCTACGAAGACGCCGCCCTCGACCTCCTGATCGCGAACGGCCGCTTCGGGTCGGCCCGGTCGGTCGTCGAGCTCGGCTGCGGCACCGGAAAGCTCGCCCTCCGGCTCCTTCGGGAGGTCCTCCCGCCGAACGCCGAATACACGGGTATCGATCTGAGTCCCGTCATGCAGCGCCTCGCGGCCGGCCGGCTGGCCGCTTTCGGACCTCGTGCGCACGTCCTGCCGACGGCCGGCGGCGTCCCTCTTCCGCTCGCCTCCGGCAGCGCCGACCGTTTCGTCGCGACCTACGTCTTCGATCTGCTTCCCCCTGCGGCCCTTCGCAACGCCGTCGGCGAAGCTTTCCGGGTCCTCGAACCCGCAGGGCTTCTCTGCTCGGTCAGCATCACGCACGGACGTCGATTTCCCTCGAGCCTCCTCATGAAGCTGTGGGAGAGCGTCTGGCGCGCGAATCCGCGTCTCGTCGGCGGGTGCCGGCCGATCGAGCTCTCGGCTGCGCTCGAGGGAGAGAGATGGGAGCCGCTCCACCGTGAAACCGCTGCCTCCTGGGGGATCTCCTCCGAAATCGTGATCGCGCGCCGGCGCTGA
- a CDS encoding ubiquinol-cytochrome c reductase iron-sulfur subunit, translating to MIREPVVISRAETPKPADSGLTRRGWLVASWIGFAAAVGAGSTAALRFLFPNVLFEPPTRFDAGFPSSYLPGLVDTRWKQKYGVWIVRRTDGAFYALIAICKHLGCVPNWLQDQKKFKCPCHGSGYYINGMNFEGPAPSPLDRAKIWLSPDGHLIVDKATVYHMVGGLEPAKQYPESILTV from the coding sequence ATGATCCGGGAACCCGTCGTCATCTCGCGCGCCGAAACCCCGAAGCCCGCCGACTCCGGCCTCACGCGGCGCGGGTGGCTCGTTGCGTCGTGGATCGGGTTCGCCGCCGCCGTCGGGGCCGGAAGCACGGCCGCGCTGCGGTTCCTCTTCCCCAACGTGCTCTTCGAACCGCCCACGCGGTTCGACGCGGGATTTCCGTCCTCGTACCTGCCGGGACTCGTCGACACGCGCTGGAAGCAGAAGTACGGCGTGTGGATCGTCCGGCGGACCGATGGCGCGTTCTATGCCCTGATCGCGATCTGCAAGCACCTCGGGTGCGTACCGAACTGGCTGCAGGACCAGAAGAAATTCAAGTGCCCCTGCCACGGGTCCGGCTACTACATCAACGGGATGAACTTCGAGGGCCCCGCTCCGTCGCCCCTCGATCGGGCGAAGATCTGGCTGTCCCCCGACGGCCATCTGATCGTGGACAAGGCCACCGTCTACCACATGGTGGGCGGTCTCGAACCCGCCAAGCAGTACCCCGAATCGATCCTGACCGTCTGA
- a CDS encoding 5'-3' exonuclease H3TH domain-containing protein, whose protein sequence is MIVHLLDGTYELFRHFYGLRRFTKGKDRPLGAVAGVLNTVLETIEKGATHVAVATDHVIESFRNRLWPGYKTGEGIEPALLAQFHPLEEALAAMGVVVWPMIELEADDALASAAYLASKDARVERVCLWTPDKDLAQCVRGSRVVQVDRRAGKIRDAAGVREKFGVGPDLIADYLALVGDAADGYPGIGGIGAVGAAKLLNRYGPIEAFPPHVLGEQRERALLFKNLATLRTDAPLFANVDVLRWRGPTKAFAPWTEEIGDARLRERCEKAASQLV, encoded by the coding sequence GTGATCGTCCACCTCCTCGACGGCACGTACGAGCTGTTCCGGCACTTCTACGGCCTTCGACGATTCACGAAAGGAAAAGATCGACCGCTCGGCGCGGTCGCCGGCGTGCTGAACACCGTGCTCGAGACGATCGAGAAAGGGGCGACGCACGTCGCCGTCGCGACCGACCACGTGATCGAGTCCTTTCGCAATCGCCTCTGGCCCGGCTACAAGACCGGGGAGGGAATCGAACCGGCGCTTCTCGCTCAGTTCCATCCCCTCGAAGAGGCGCTCGCGGCGATGGGAGTCGTCGTCTGGCCGATGATCGAGCTCGAGGCCGACGACGCTCTCGCCTCCGCGGCGTATCTCGCGTCGAAGGATGCCCGCGTGGAGAGAGTCTGCCTCTGGACGCCGGACAAGGACCTCGCGCAATGCGTGCGCGGCAGCCGGGTCGTCCAGGTCGACCGGCGGGCCGGCAAGATTCGCGACGCGGCCGGGGTCCGGGAGAAGTTCGGGGTCGGGCCGGACCTCATCGCCGACTATCTCGCCCTGGTCGGCGACGCCGCGGATGGATATCCCGGAATCGGCGGCATCGGCGCCGTCGGCGCGGCGAAGCTCCTCAACCGCTACGGCCCGATCGAGGCCTTCCCTCCCCACGTCCTGGGGGAGCAGCGCGAGCGCGCGCTGCTCTTCAAGAACCTCGCCACGCTCCGGACCGACGCGCCGCTCTTTGCGAACGTCGACGTGCTGCGATGGCGCGGGCCGACGAAGGCCTTCGCTCCGTGGACGGAGGAGATCGGCGACGCGCGCCTGCGGGAGCGGTGCGAGAAGGCGGCATCGCAGCTCGTCTGA